From Candidatus Doudnabacteria bacterium, a single genomic window includes:
- the ligA gene encoding NAD-dependent DNA ligase LigA, with protein sequence MSKINDQDIKKRIIKLANQINTLRFRYHVEDDPTVTDEIYDSLTQELIALESKYPQFKLKNSPTQRIGGVALDKFEKVRHKQRMLSLNDAFSADEVRDWEIRIKKILPEEKFDYFCELKFDGLAISLRYESGELAIAATRGDGFVGENVTENIKTIQSIPLELPVKKDLEVRGETIMTKQVWEDLNKQQEKEDKPLYANTRNAAAGSIRQLDPKITSTRKLQFFAYDIVTDFAQKTHEHVHAELKKLGFKASKHQKLAKNLDEVFKFYKEIDKVRDSLPFGIDGIVVSVNDLSLFNRLGAVGKAPRGMIAYKFAPEQVTTIVEDIFVQVGRTGKLTPVAKLRPVFVSGTTVSRATLHNEDEIRRKDVRIGDTAVIQRAGDVIPEVVQVLPKMRTGREKKFVMPKHCPVCKSAAVRRVIGGKEESADYFCENPKCPTKNLRAMEHFVSAFDIYTVGPKILKRFKDEGLISDVVDLFYLKKEDIQSLERFGEKSAENIVASIQAHKKITLPKFIYALGIPHVGEETAFDLAQRFGSVEKIMNAAKEEINAISNIGEVVAESVFSWFASKANKDLVKNLIKAGIKIETIKIKNTPLTGKSVVVTGSLDSMSRDEAKEAVRTAGGDWVGSVSKNTDYVVVGDSPGSKADKAEKLSVKIINEKEFLKLLGRD encoded by the coding sequence ATGTCAAAGATCAACGATCAGGATATCAAGAAACGCATCATAAAGCTTGCAAATCAGATAAATACGCTCCGATTCCGCTACCATGTGGAGGATGACCCGACTGTCACTGATGAGATTTATGACTCCCTGACCCAGGAGCTGATTGCGCTTGAGAGTAAATATCCACAGTTCAAACTGAAAAATTCGCCGACCCAACGGATCGGGGGAGTGGCTTTGGATAAGTTTGAAAAAGTCAGGCACAAACAGCGGATGCTGTCCTTAAATGATGCATTTTCGGCAGACGAGGTCAGGGATTGGGAGATCCGTATCAAGAAGATCCTGCCTGAAGAGAAGTTTGACTATTTTTGCGAGCTGAAATTCGACGGACTGGCCATCAGTCTGCGTTACGAGAGCGGCGAGCTGGCCATTGCCGCCACGCGCGGGGATGGATTTGTCGGCGAGAATGTCACGGAGAACATCAAAACCATCCAATCCATCCCTTTGGAACTGCCCGTCAAAAAAGATCTTGAAGTACGCGGCGAGACGATCATGACCAAACAGGTTTGGGAGGATCTGAACAAGCAGCAGGAGAAAGAGGACAAGCCTTTGTACGCGAATACGCGCAATGCAGCTGCCGGTTCCATCCGCCAGCTCGACCCCAAGATCACATCAACGCGCAAGCTTCAGTTTTTTGCTTATGATATCGTCACTGACTTCGCGCAGAAGACTCATGAGCATGTTCATGCGGAATTGAAAAAATTGGGATTCAAAGCCAGCAAGCACCAAAAGCTCGCCAAAAATTTGGACGAGGTCTTTAAATTTTACAAAGAGATAGATAAGGTCCGCGACAGCCTGCCGTTCGGGATCGACGGCATTGTTGTTTCGGTCAATGACCTCAGTCTGTTCAACCGATTGGGAGCGGTGGGGAAAGCGCCACGCGGCATGATCGCATACAAATTCGCGCCCGAACAGGTCACGACAATCGTTGAGGATATTTTTGTGCAGGTCGGCCGCACCGGCAAATTAACTCCTGTGGCCAAACTTCGCCCGGTGTTCGTGTCGGGAACCACGGTTTCCCGGGCCACATTGCATAATGAGGATGAAATCCGGAGAAAAGATGTCCGCATAGGAGATACTGCGGTCATCCAGCGGGCGGGAGACGTCATTCCCGAAGTTGTCCAGGTTTTGCCAAAGATGCGCACCGGCAGGGAGAAAAAGTTTGTCATGCCCAAGCACTGCCCGGTTTGTAAAAGTGCCGCAGTCCGCCGTGTTATCGGCGGGAAAGAGGAGAGCGCTGATTATTTTTGCGAAAACCCCAAATGCCCGACCAAGAACTTGCGGGCCATGGAGCATTTTGTCTCAGCTTTTGATATTTACACGGTCGGGCCGAAAATTTTGAAGCGATTCAAAGATGAGGGATTGATCTCTGATGTCGTGGATCTGTTTTATTTAAAAAAAGAAGATATCCAGTCGCTGGAGCGATTTGGTGAAAAGAGCGCTGAGAATATTGTCGCTTCAATTCAAGCTCACAAAAAGATCACATTGCCTAAATTTATTTATGCTCTGGGAATCCCGCATGTGGGCGAAGAAACAGCCTTTGATCTGGCCCAGCGGTTCGGTTCAGTTGAAAAGATCATGAACGCGGCCAAAGAAGAAATTAATGCAATATCAAACATCGGGGAAGTCGTGGCAGAAAGTGTATTTAGCTGGTTTGCCAGCAAAGCCAATAAGGATCTGGTGAAAAATTTGATCAAAGCCGGAATTAAAATTGAAACGATTAAAATAAAAAATACGCCTCTGACCGGAAAGTCAGTTGTCGTCACAGGAAGCCTTGATTCCATGAGCCGGGATGAGGCGAAAGAAGCTGTGCGCACAGCCGGCGGCGATTGGGTCGGTTCAGTTTCAAAAAATACTGATTACGTGGTGGTGGGCGACAGCCCCGGGAGCAAAGCCGACAAAGCCGAAAAGCTGAGTGTTAAAATAATTAATGAAAAAGAGTTCTTAAAGCTTTTGGGAAGAGATTGA
- a CDS encoding helix-turn-helix domain-containing protein, protein MEEYLASLCPKQRKRIARKGGRVSQKLGRAHIWKTSEDALRAALLKSKFYGRLFANKPPPVKSTMTVREVVDFLGLSVRTIHNRLADGKLYGKKKGKKLQITTASVIALRQEYKKLF, encoded by the coding sequence GTGGAGGAATACTTGGCTTCTTTATGCCCCAAGCAGCGAAAACGGATCGCCCGCAAGGGAGGCCGGGTTTCACAAAAACTTGGCCGCGCGCACATTTGGAAGACTTCGGAAGATGCTTTGCGTGCAGCTCTGCTCAAAAGCAAGTTTTACGGCCGGCTTTTTGCCAACAAGCCGCCACCGGTCAAGAGTACTATGACCGTTCGCGAAGTCGTGGATTTTCTGGGCTTGTCCGTCCGTACGATCCATAACCGCCTGGCTGACGGCAAGCTTTACGGCAAGAAAAAAGGGAAAAAACTCCAGATCACTACGGCATCGGTCATCGCTTTGCGGCAAGAGTACAAAAAACTGTTTTGA
- a CDS encoding KGG domain-containing protein, with the protein MGKEDRTDRRGFASMDPEKQRRIASKGGRSAHEKGKAYEWDAEAARNAGRKADK; encoded by the coding sequence ATGGGTAAGGAAGACCGTACGGACCGCCGAGGATTTGCTTCCATGGATCCAGAAAAACAGCGCAGGATCGCCAGCAAAGGCGGACGTTCTGCTCACGAGAAAGGCAAGGCTTACGAATGGGACGCCGAGGCGGCGCGTAACGCTGGCCGCAAGGCGGACAAGTAA
- a CDS encoding KGG domain-containing protein encodes MDQQDRKNPRGFASLSVERRRELGSKGGPRGAREGHCV; translated from the coding sequence ATGGACCAGCAAGACCGCAAAAACCCTCGGGGGTTTGCATCTCTGTCAGTGGAAAGGCGGCGCGAGCTCGGCAGCAAGGGCGGACCGCGCGGCGCACGAGAAGGGCACTGCGTTTGA
- a CDS encoding helix-turn-helix domain-containing protein — translation MAEPETDLIPRPALREIEKRYILEILEYTGWDKKKSAKILEISRGTLYRKILVYGLIQAKEAV, via the coding sequence ATGGCTGAACCCGAAACTGATCTGATTCCTCGGCCTGCGCTCAGGGAGATCGAGAAGCGATACATTCTCGAGATCCTTGAATACACAGGTTGGGATAAGAAGAAATCTGCCAAGATCTTGGAGATCAGCCGCGGTACATTGTATCGCAAGATCTTAGTGTACGGTCTGATTCAGGCCAAGGAGGCGGTGTAA